In the genome of Pseudoglutamicibacter cumminsii, one region contains:
- a CDS encoding MFS transporter: MQSWRGSKTNRATDQPAPERTRQARKAGFAAFIGTTIEWYDFYTYSTAAALVLGPLFFPGELGVLASFATFWVGFLARPLGGVIFGHWGDTFGRKNALITTLLLMGGCTTAVGLLPTYDVVGWWAPAALVVLRLVQGVAMGGEWGGAVVLAAEHAPGNRGILYAAFAQQGSPAGNLCASGVWLLVAMLPDDAFFTWGWRVPFLISAALVAIGLWIRVSVDESPAMMRGNLHRHDDDLATAPARASSTATAIKPAPAGNPTKPGSRARREAPIVTLFREHKAMVLWGVGASVLATTVTYFKATLALSWATDAGLFSRQGFLAMVTAALVVQFCVQPLGALLVHRAKERGRVRRTVAAMLSPEIVLLPLMFVLISTGNPVLALAGIFAVTVPHALYFSALAGLLSESFPPEVRYTGISLSYQVASSVFSGSAPLIGSAMLTMTSGHIWPVAVMASSFAVLTLVSALKLCGSGIDRIRE, translated from the coding sequence ATGCAATCTTGGCGTGGCTCAAAGACTAACCGCGCCACAGATCAGCCGGCGCCGGAACGCACGCGGCAGGCCCGTAAAGCGGGTTTCGCGGCGTTCATTGGCACGACCATCGAATGGTATGACTTCTACACGTATTCAACCGCGGCCGCCCTCGTTCTAGGGCCGCTGTTTTTCCCGGGGGAGCTCGGGGTTCTGGCGTCGTTCGCGACGTTCTGGGTTGGTTTCCTCGCCCGCCCTCTCGGAGGCGTGATTTTCGGCCACTGGGGTGACACGTTCGGCCGCAAGAACGCCCTCATCACAACGCTGTTGCTTATGGGCGGCTGCACGACTGCGGTCGGTTTGCTCCCAACCTACGATGTGGTGGGCTGGTGGGCGCCGGCTGCTCTGGTTGTTCTGCGGCTGGTGCAGGGCGTCGCGATGGGCGGCGAATGGGGCGGGGCCGTGGTGCTCGCCGCGGAGCACGCTCCCGGAAACCGCGGGATCTTGTACGCGGCGTTCGCGCAGCAAGGATCCCCAGCCGGAAACCTGTGCGCCTCTGGCGTGTGGCTTCTAGTTGCGATGCTTCCAGACGACGCGTTTTTCACGTGGGGCTGGCGCGTCCCGTTCCTCATATCCGCGGCACTCGTAGCGATCGGCTTGTGGATCAGGGTCTCGGTTGACGAATCGCCTGCGATGATGCGCGGCAACCTCCACCGCCATGATGATGACCTGGCCACCGCGCCGGCTCGTGCCTCAAGCACCGCCACCGCAATCAAGCCTGCGCCAGCCGGCAACCCCACGAAGCCCGGGTCGCGAGCTCGCCGCGAGGCTCCCATCGTGACGTTGTTCCGGGAGCATAAGGCGATGGTTTTGTGGGGCGTGGGCGCGAGCGTTTTGGCGACCACGGTCACGTATTTCAAGGCTACGCTCGCGCTTTCGTGGGCCACGGATGCGGGCTTGTTCTCTCGGCAGGGTTTCCTGGCGATGGTCACGGCGGCCTTGGTGGTGCAGTTCTGTGTTCAGCCGCTGGGTGCGCTGTTGGTGCATCGTGCGAAGGAGCGCGGCCGCGTCCGCCGTACGGTCGCCGCGATGCTGAGCCCTGAGATCGTGTTGCTTCCGCTCATGTTCGTTCTGATCAGCACGGGCAACCCGGTGCTTGCGCTCGCGGGGATTTTCGCGGTGACCGTCCCGCACGCGCTGTATTTCTCAGCACTCGCGGGCTTGCTCTCGGAATCATTCCCGCCCGAGGTCCGGTACACGGGCATTTCGTTGAGTTATCAGGTCGCTTCATCGGTGTTCTCGGGATCGGCCCCGCTCATCGGGTCCGCGATGCTCACGATGACCAGCGGGCACATCTGGCCTGTTGCGGTGATGGCGTCGTCGTTCGCCGTATTGACGTTGGTTTCGGCTCTCAAGCTGTGTGGTTCTGGGATTGATAGAATCAGGGAGTAA
- a CDS encoding adenylosuccinate synthase produces MPAVVIVGAQWGDEGKGKATDLIGGRVDYVVKPNGGNNAGHTVVVGGEKYELKLIPAGILAPNVIPVLGNGCVVNLEALFEEIDALEARGADTSRLRVSANAHLVAPYHQTLDKVTERFLGKRAIGTTGRGIGPTYMDKIGRLGIRVQDIFDESILRQKIEGSLRQKNELLVKVYNRRAVTVEEIVEYFLSFADRLRPMVIDAELELNKALDEGKVVLMEGGQATFLDVDHGTYPFVTSSNPTAGGASVGAGIGPTRIQRSIGIIKAYTTRVGAGPFPTELFDDMGERLRTVGGEFGVNTGRPRRTGWYDAVMARYASRVNGFTDYFLTKLDVLTGIEKIPVCVAYDVDGVRHDEVPMTQSEFHHAKPIFEYFDGWTEDISSARTLDDLPENARKYVKALEEMSGCRFSAIGVGPDRDATIVVRDLIGPVEDN; encoded by the coding sequence ATGCCGGCCGTCGTTATTGTTGGCGCCCAGTGGGGCGATGAAGGCAAAGGCAAAGCAACCGACCTGATAGGTGGTCGTGTTGATTACGTTGTGAAACCGAATGGCGGTAACAACGCAGGTCACACCGTTGTGGTGGGTGGTGAAAAGTATGAGCTCAAGCTCATCCCGGCAGGTATTTTGGCCCCGAACGTGATCCCTGTTTTGGGTAACGGTTGCGTTGTGAACCTTGAGGCGCTCTTCGAGGAGATCGATGCGCTTGAGGCCCGCGGCGCGGACACGTCGCGTTTGCGTGTTTCCGCGAACGCTCACTTGGTTGCCCCGTACCACCAGACTCTGGATAAGGTCACGGAACGCTTTCTGGGTAAGCGCGCGATCGGCACCACTGGCCGCGGCATCGGCCCAACCTACATGGATAAGATCGGCCGTCTCGGCATCCGCGTCCAGGACATCTTCGATGAATCGATTCTGCGTCAGAAGATCGAGGGCTCGCTGCGTCAGAAGAACGAACTCCTGGTCAAGGTGTATAACCGCCGTGCGGTGACGGTCGAGGAGATTGTCGAATATTTCTTGAGCTTCGCTGACCGCCTGCGCCCGATGGTGATCGACGCTGAGCTCGAACTCAACAAGGCGCTCGATGAGGGCAAGGTTGTTCTCATGGAGGGCGGCCAGGCGACGTTCTTGGACGTGGACCACGGAACGTACCCGTTCGTGACGTCCTCGAACCCAACCGCCGGCGGCGCGTCCGTGGGCGCGGGCATCGGCCCGACCCGCATCCAGCGTTCGATCGGCATCATCAAGGCGTACACGACCCGCGTGGGTGCCGGCCCGTTCCCGACCGAGCTGTTCGATGACATGGGCGAGCGCTTGCGCACCGTGGGTGGCGAGTTCGGCGTCAACACGGGCCGTCCGCGCCGCACCGGCTGGTACGACGCCGTGATGGCTCGCTATGCGTCCCGCGTGAACGGCTTCACCGACTACTTCCTGACCAAACTCGACGTTTTGACCGGTATCGAGAAGATCCCGGTGTGCGTCGCATACGACGTTGACGGTGTGCGCCACGACGAAGTCCCGATGACGCAGTCCGAGTTCCATCACGCTAAGCCGATCTTCGAGTACTTCGATGGCTGGACCGAGGACATTTCGAGCGCTCGTACGCTCGATGACCTTCCAGAGAATGCCCGTAAATACGTCAAGGCGCTCGAGGAGATGTCCGGCTGCCGCTTCTCCGCGATCGGTGTGGGTCCGGACCGTGACGCGACCATCGTCGTGCGCGATCTGATCGGCCCGGTTGAGGACAACTGA
- a CDS encoding carbon-nitrogen hydrolase family protein: protein MKISVGQFSPTADVFENLETLDKLARQAASEKADMIVFPEESMLSLVQAGDDFADLVEKGWERFARQVGLIAASHGIAVVVGGYEPNANGKPYNTLLAVDAHGAELETYRKIHLYDAFTFKESNRISAGDPSQVATFKYGNLTFGMMTCYDVRFPELARNLALAGADVLLVPAAWYKGENKIDHWQTLLKARAVENTVWVVAAGTASNQTIGYSVILDPLAQPVAYLEDEPYALVTGKVGRKKLKNVREYLPVLENRRLGVDAPKA, encoded by the coding sequence ATGAAGATTTCCGTTGGCCAGTTCAGCCCGACCGCCGATGTCTTCGAGAACCTCGAAACATTGGATAAGTTGGCGCGGCAGGCCGCCTCTGAGAAGGCGGACATGATCGTGTTCCCAGAGGAATCGATGCTGTCGCTGGTTCAGGCTGGCGATGATTTCGCTGACCTCGTTGAGAAGGGGTGGGAGCGTTTCGCCCGCCAGGTTGGTTTGATCGCTGCGAGCCACGGCATCGCTGTTGTGGTGGGCGGCTATGAGCCGAATGCGAACGGCAAGCCGTACAACACGTTGCTGGCTGTGGATGCGCATGGCGCGGAGCTAGAGACGTACCGCAAGATCCACTTGTATGACGCGTTCACGTTCAAGGAGTCGAACCGTATTTCCGCTGGCGACCCGTCGCAGGTTGCGACGTTCAAGTATGGGAACCTGACGTTCGGGATGATGACGTGCTACGACGTTCGTTTCCCTGAGCTCGCCCGCAACCTCGCGTTGGCTGGCGCTGATGTTCTGTTGGTTCCGGCGGCGTGGTACAAGGGCGAGAACAAGATTGACCACTGGCAGACGCTGCTGAAGGCTCGCGCTGTGGAGAACACGGTGTGGGTTGTCGCCGCGGGCACGGCGTCGAATCAGACGATCGGCTACTCGGTCATTCTGGATCCGTTGGCGCAGCCTGTCGCGTACCTTGAGGACGAGCCGTACGCCTTGGTCACGGGCAAGGTTGGCCGCAAGAAGCTCAAGAACGTGCGTGAATACTTGCCGGTTCTTGAGAATCGTCGCCTTGGGGTCGATGCGCCAAAGGCATGA
- a CDS encoding magnesium and cobalt transport protein CorA, with product MSARNKIRSKLGLPPFPARSSSKRIPVASRTPHVPKDNIRAVSFDSEGAFPLTGAHTIETAGKYSEEHPDQIVVISMDKPTDEQIEELAEAWDLHPLLLEDLQAPSQRAKAERQGDTLFVVTHSVAYQDDIEEVVFGEFNLLMRGNQVAVLCQDQAAVRAWQAKGFRLEHRFGEQNELLQHGPEAVLHAVLDAVVDGYGPVLRGLETDKEEIERQVFSGDPAAAERIYRLSREIIELRQMSNGLATVIRRLLIGTTRYGTDTELRMYLDDVSDHLSQIIPDIAELRDALNQILQVNATLVSQRQNEDMKKISGWAAIIFAPTLIGAIYGMNFTNMPELEWSFGYPLALAAMFGFALFLFIVFKKKDWM from the coding sequence ATGTCTGCACGCAACAAGATTCGCTCCAAGCTCGGCCTGCCCCCTTTCCCGGCGCGTTCGAGTAGTAAGCGCATCCCTGTTGCTTCACGGACCCCTCACGTACCGAAGGACAACATCCGTGCTGTCTCTTTCGACAGCGAAGGCGCGTTCCCGCTGACCGGCGCCCACACCATCGAGACTGCAGGCAAGTACTCCGAGGAGCACCCTGATCAGATCGTCGTGATCTCGATGGACAAGCCGACCGATGAGCAGATCGAAGAGCTCGCCGAAGCCTGGGATCTGCACCCGCTGCTGCTCGAGGATCTGCAGGCGCCGTCGCAGCGCGCTAAAGCGGAGCGGCAAGGCGACACCTTATTCGTCGTGACCCACTCCGTCGCATATCAGGATGACATCGAGGAAGTCGTGTTCGGCGAATTCAACCTCTTGATGCGCGGCAACCAGGTGGCGGTTCTGTGCCAGGACCAGGCGGCGGTGCGCGCGTGGCAGGCGAAAGGTTTCCGGCTTGAGCACCGCTTCGGCGAACAAAACGAGCTCCTCCAGCACGGCCCTGAAGCCGTGCTACACGCAGTGCTCGATGCGGTTGTTGACGGATACGGCCCCGTGCTGCGTGGTCTCGAGACTGACAAAGAGGAAATTGAGCGGCAGGTGTTCTCGGGCGACCCTGCGGCTGCCGAGCGTATTTACCGCCTGTCGCGCGAGATCATCGAGCTACGCCAAATGTCTAACGGTTTGGCGACCGTGATCCGCCGCTTGCTGATCGGTACCACGCGTTACGGGACCGACACCGAACTGCGGATGTACCTCGACGACGTCTCCGACCACCTGTCACAGATCATCCCGGACATCGCCGAACTACGCGACGCGCTGAACCAGATCCTGCAGGTCAACGCGACGCTTGTTTCGCAGCGTCAAAACGAAGACATGAAGAAGATCTCCGGCTGGGCGGCTATCATCTTTGCGCCCACGCTCATCGGCGCGATCTACGGCATGAACTTCACCAACATGCCCGAGCTCGAATGGAGCTTCGGCTACCCGCTCGCGCTCGCGGCAATGTTCGGATTCGCTTTGTTCCTGTTCATCGTCTTCAAAAAGAAAGACTGGATGTAG